A genomic region of Colius striatus isolate bColStr4 chromosome 20, bColStr4.1.hap1, whole genome shotgun sequence contains the following coding sequences:
- the CLTC gene encoding clathrin heavy chain 1, with protein sequence MAQILPIRFQEHLQLQNLGINPANIGFSTLTMESDKFICIREKVGEQAQVVIIDMNDPSNPIRRPISADSAIMNPASKVIALKAGKTLQIFNIEMKSKMKAHTMTDDVTFWKWISLNTVALVTDNAVYHWSMEGESQPVKMFDRHSSLAGCQIINYRTDAKQKWLLLTGISAQQNRVVGAMQLYSVDRKVSQPIEGHAASFAQFKMEGNAEESTLFCFAVRGQAGGKLHIIEVGTPPTGNQPFPKKAVDVFFPPEAQNDFPVAMQISDKHDVVFLITKYGYIHLYDLETGTCIYMNRISGETIFVTAQHEATAGIIGVNRKGQVLSVCVEEENIIPYITNVLQNPDLALRMAVRNNLAGAEELFARKFNALFAQGNYSEAAKVAANAPKGILRTPDTIRRFQSVPAQPGQTSPLLQYFGILLDQGQLNKYESLELCRPVLQQGRKQLLEKWLKEDKLECSEELGDLVKSVDPTLALSVYLRANVPNKVIQCFAETGQVQKIVLYAKKVGYTPDWIFLLRNVMRISPDQGQQFAQMLVQDEEPLADITQIVDVFMEYNLIQQCTAFLLDALKNNRPSEGPLQTRLLEMNLMHAPQVADAILGNQMFTHYDRAHIAQLCEKAGLLQRALEHFTDLYDIKRAVVHTHLLNPEWLVNYFGSLSVEDSLECLRAMLSANIRQNLQICVQVASKYHEQLSTQSLIELFESFKSFEGLFYFLGSIVNFSQDPDVHFKYIQAACKTGQIKEVERICRESNCYDPERVKNFLKEAKLTDQLPLIIVCDRFDFVHDLVLYLYRNNLQKYIEIYVQKVNPSRLPVVIGGLLDVDCSEDVIKNLILVVRGQFSTDELVAEVEKRNRLKLLLPWLEARIHEGCEEPATHNALAKIYIDSNNNPERFLRENPYYDSRVVGKYCEKRDPHLACVAYERGQCDLELINVCNENSLFKSLSRYLVRRKDPELWASVLLESNPYRRPLIDQVVQTALSETQDPEEVSVTVKAFMTADLPNELIELLEKIVLDNSVFSEHRNLQNLLILTAIKADRTRVMEYINRLDNYDAPDIANIAISNELFEEAFAIFRKFDVNTSAVQVLIEHIGNLDRAYEFAERCNEPAVWSQLAKAQLQKGMVKEAIDSYIKADDPSSYMEVVQAANASGNWEELVKYLQMARKKARESYVETELIFALAKTNRLAELEEFINGPNNAHIQQVGDRCYDEKMYEAAKLLYNNVSNFGRLASTLVHLGEYQAAVDGARKANSTRTWKEVCFACVDGKEFRLAQMCGLHIVVHADELEELINYYQDRGYFEELITMLEAALGLERAHMGMFTELAILYSKFKPQKMREHLELFWSRVNIPKVLRAAEQAHLWAELVFLYDKYEEYDNAIITMMNHPTDAWKEGQFKDIITKVANVELYYKAVQFYLEFKPLLLNDLLMVLSPRLDHTRAVTFFTKVKQLPLVKPYLRSVQNHNNKSVNESLNNLFIIEEDYQALRTSIDAYDNFDNISLAQRLEKHELIEFRRIAAYLFKGNNRWKQSVELCKKDRLYKDAMQYASESKDTELAEELLQWFLQENKRECFGACLFTCYDLLRPDVVLETAWRHNIMDFAMPYFIQVMKEYLTKVDKLDASESLRKEEEQATETQPIVYGQPQLMLTAGPSVAVPPQAPFGYGYTAPPYGQPQPGFGYSM encoded by the exons ctccAAAATTTGGGCATCAACCCAGCAAACATTGGGTTCAGCACTCTGACAATGGAGTCTGACAAATTCATCTGCATAAGAGAGAAAGTAGGAGAACAGGCTCAAGTGGTGATCATTGACATGAATGACCCAAGCAACCCCATTCGAAGACCAATTTCAGCTGACAGTGCTATCATGAACCCTGCCAGTAAAGTCATTGCATTAAAAG CTGGGAAAACTCTTCAAATATTTAACATTGAAATGAAGAGCAAAATGAAGGCTCATACAATGACAGATGATGTCACCTTCTGGAAGTGGATCTCTCTGAATACTGTCGCCCTTGTAACGGACAATGCAGTCTACCACTGGAGCATGGAGGGGGAGTCCCAGCCTGTGAAAATGTTTGATCGCCATTCTAGTCTCGCTGGCTGCCAGATCATCAACTACCGTACTGATGCCAAGCAGAAATGGCTACTGCTGACTGGCATATCTGCACAG CAAAATCGTGTTGTGGGAGCGATGCAGCTGTATTCTGTAGACAGAAAAGTGTCACAACCAATTGAGGGCCATGCAGCTAGTTTTGCCCAGTTCAAGATGGAAGGAAATGCTGAAGAATCCactctcttctgttttgcagtAAGAGGGCAAGCTGGGGGTAAG TTGCATATCATTGAGGTTGGCACACCACCTACTGGGAATCAGCCATTTCCAAAGAAAGCAGTGGATGTCTTCTTTCCTCCTGAAGCACAAAATGACTTTCCTGTTGCCATGCAG ATCAGTGACAAGCACGATGTGGTGTTTCTCATAACAAAATATGGCTATATCCACTTGTATGACCTGGAAACTGGCACCTGTATTTACATGAACAGAATCAGCGGGGAGACCATATTTGTTACTGCACAGCATGAAGCAACTGCTGGAATTATTGGAGTAAACAGAAAGGGACAA GTGCTCTCAGTGTGTGTGGAAGAAGAGAACATTATTCCCTATATCACGAATGTGCTGCAGAACCCTGACCTGGCGTTACGAATGGCTGTTCGCAACAACCTGGCTGGTGCTGAGGAGCTCTTTGCCAGAAAATTCAACGCACTGTTTGCGCAAGGGAACTATTCAGAGGCAGCAAAAGTGGCAGCTAATGCCCCAAAG GGAATCCTGCGTACCCCAGACACCATCCGCCGGTTCCAGAGTGTTCCAGCGCAGCCAGGACAGACTTCCCCTTTACTGCAGTACTTTGGCATTCTGCTTGATCAGGGGCAGCTGAACAAGTACGAGTCACTGGAGCTCTGCCGACCGGTGCTTCAGCAGGGGCGCAAACAGCTCTTGGAGAAATGGTTAAAAGAAGATAAG CTGGAGTGCTCAGAGGAGCTGGGAGACCTTGTGAAATCTGTAGATCCTACACTAGCACTTAGTGTCTATCTGAGAGCCAATGTTCCAAACAAAGTCATCCAGTGTTTTGCTGAAACGGGACAAGTCCAGAAGATTGTTTTGTATGCAAAGAAG GTTGGATACACTCCAGACTGGATTTTTTTGCTGAGGAATGTAATGAGAATTAGCCCTGATCAAGGACAACAGTTTGCACAAATGCTTGTTCAAGATGAAGAGCCTCTTGCAGACATAACACAA attgtgGATGTCTTTATGGAATATAATCTAATTCAGCAATGTACAGCCTTCTTACTGGATGCACTGAAGAATAATCGTCCCTCAGAGGGTCCCCTGCAAACACGTTTACTTGAGATGAACCTCATGCATGCACCTCAG GTTGCAGATGCTATCCTGGGAAACCAAATGTTCACTCATTATGACCGGGCTCACATAGCTCAGCTGTGTGAGAAAGCTGGCTTGCTGCAGAGAGCACTTGAACACTTCACAGACCTGTACGACATCAAGCGTGCAGTAGTCCACACTCATCTTCTCAATCCTGAG TGGTTAGTGAATTATTTTGGCTCCTTATCAGTAGAAGACTCTCTGGAGTGTCTGCGTGCTATGTTGTCTGCTAACATTCGTCAGAACCTGCAGATCTGTGTCCAGGTAGCTTCAAAATACCATGAACAGCTGTCAACACAGTCACTTATTGAGCTGTTTGAGTCTTTCAAGAGCTTTGAAG GTTTGTTTTACTTCCTGGGCTCTATTGTGAACTTCAGCCAGGATCCAGATGTGCACTTCAAGTATATTCAAGCTGCGTGCAAGACAGGACAAATTAAGGAAGTGGAAAGAATCTGTCGGGAAAGTAACTGCTATGATCCAGAACGTGTTAAAAACTTCCTCAAG GAAGCTAAACTCACTGACCAGTTGCCTCTCATCATTGTGTGCGATCGCTTTGACTTTGTCCACGACTTGGTGCTGTATTTGTATAGAAATAATCTCCAAAAATATATTGAGATTTATGTACAGAAG GTGAATCCAAGCCGTCTGCCTGTTGTTATTGGGGGACTGCTTGATGTGGATTGCTCTGAAGATGTGATAAAGAACCTTATCCTTGTAGTGAGAGGTCAATTTTCAACTGATGAACTTGTTGCAGAGGTTGAGAAAAGAAACAG GCTTAAACTGCTTCTGCCCTGGCTGGAAGCAAGAATTCACGAGGGCTGTGAAGAGCCTGCAACTCACAATGCACTGGCCAAAATATACATTGATAGCAACAACAACCCAGAACGATTCCTGCGTGAGAACCCTTACTATGACAGCCGTGTCGTTGGCAAGTACTGTGAGAAGAGGGACCCCCACCTGGCCTGTGTGGCTTATGAGCGTGGACAGTGTGACCTGGAGCTTATCAAT GTGTGCAATGAAAACTCTCTCTTCAAAAGTCTTTCCCGCTACTTAGTTCGTCGTAAAGACCCTGAGCTGTGGGCCAGCGTGCTCCTGGAAAGCAACCCCTACAGAAGGCCACTCATTGACCAG GTTGTACAGACTGCACTGTCAGAGACACAGGACCCTGAGGAAGTCTCTGTTACTGTGAAGGCCTTCATGACTGCAGATCTTCCTAATGAGCTTATTGAACTGCTAGAGAAAATAGTTCTTGATAACTCTGTGTTCAGTGAGCACAG gAACCTGCAGAACCTTCTCATTCTTACAGCTATTAAGGCCGATCGCACTCGTGTCATGGAATACATCAATCGCCTGGATAACTACGACGCTCCAGACATAGCCAACATTGCCATCAGCAATGAGCTTTTTGAGGAGGCATTTGCTATCTTCAGGAAGTTTGATGTCAACACATCAGCTGTACAG GTATTAATAGAGCACATTGGAAACCTGGATCGTGCATATGAATTTGCTGAACGCTGCAATGAGCCTGCTGTCTGGAGTCAGCTGGCTAAAGCACAGCTTCAGAAGGGGATGGTAAAGGAAGCAATTGACTCATATATTAAAGCAGACGATCCTTCCTCGTACATGGAAGTTGTTCAAGCTGCTAATGCCAGTG GAAACTGGGAAGAGCTGGTGAAGTATCTGCAGATGGCACGCAAGAAGGCCCGGGAGTCATATGTGGAAACAGAATTAATCTTCGCTCTTGCTAAAACAAACCGTCTAGCAGAGCTAGAGGAGTTTATCAATGGACCCAACAATGCACACATCCAGCAA GTTGGCGATCGCTGTTACGATGAGAAGATGTATGAAGCAGCCAAGCTGTTGTACAACAACGTGTCCAACTTTGGCCGTCTAGCCTCAACTTTGGTTCACTTAGGTGAATACCAGGCAGCTGTGGATGGTGCTCGGAAAGCAAACAGTACTCGCACATGGAAAGAG GTCTGCTTTGCTTGTGTTGATGGAAAAGAGTTTCGCCTGGCCCAGATGTGTGGACTTCATATTGTAGTGCATGCAGATGAGTTGGAAGAGCTAATCAACTATTACCAG GATCGTGGCTACTTTGAGGAGCTGATAACTATGTTAGAAGCAGCACTTGGACTTGAGCGAGCACACATGGGAATGTTTACAGAACTAGCAATTCTCTATTCCAAATTCAAGCCACAGAAGATGAGGGAGCACTTGGAGCTGTTCTGGTCCAGAGTCAACATCCCCAAG GTTCTGAGAGCTGCAGAACAAGCACATCTCTGGGCTGAACTGGTGTTCTTGTATGATAAGTATGAAGAATATGATAATGCTATAATCACAATGATGAATCACCCAACAGATGCTTGGAAAGAGGGCCAGTTCAAAGATATCATCACTAAG GTGGCCAATGTGGAGCTGTACTACAAGGCAGTTCAATTCTATTTGGAATTTAAACCTCTGTTGCTTAATGATCTGCTGATGGTGTTGTCCCCTCGGCTTGACCACACTCGTGCTGTCACCTTCTTCACAAAG GTTAAACAGCTGCCACTGGTTAAGCCTTACCTGcgctctgttcagaatcacaacAACAAATCGGTGAATGAGTCCCTGAACAACCTCTTCATTATTGAAGAAGACTACCAG GCTCTCAGGACTTCTATAGATGCTTATGACAACTTTGACAACATTTCTCTTGCTCAGCGCTTGGAGAAACACGAGCTAATAGAGTTCCGAAGGATTGCTGCGTATCTCTTCAAGGGCAACAATCGCTGGAAACAGAGTGTAGAGCTCTGTAAGAAAGACAGACTGTATAAG GATGCAATGCAGTATGCTTCAGAATCCAAAGATACTGAGTTGGCAGAAGAGCTATTGCAGTGGTTCTTGCAGGAGAACAAGAGAGAATGCTTTGGTGCTTGTCTCTTCACCTGCTACGATCTCTTAAGGCCAGATGTTGTCTTGGAAACAGCCTGGAGGCACAACATCATGGACTTTGCCATGCCGTACTTTATTCAGGTCATGAAGGAATACCTGACCAAG GTGGATAAACTGGATGCATCAGAGTCTttgagaaaggaagaggagcaagccacagaaacacaacCCATTGTTTATG